The following proteins are co-located in the Equus caballus isolate H_3958 breed thoroughbred chromosome 15, TB-T2T, whole genome shotgun sequence genome:
- the VAMP5 gene encoding vesicle-associated membrane protein 5 isoform X2: protein MLNNFDKVLERDGKLAELEQRSDQLLDMSSAFSKTTKTLAQKKRWENIRCRICLGLVVGFVLLIILIVLLAVFLPQTSKDNSVPQAQDTGIISRPGD, encoded by the exons ATGCTCAACAACTTCGACAAGGTCCTGGAACGCGATGGGAAACTGGCGGAGCTGGAGCAGCGTTCAGACCAACTCCTGGACATG AGCTCAGCCTTCAGCAAGACAACCAAGACCCTGGCCCAGAAGAAGCGCTGGGAGAACATCCGTTGCCGGATCTGCTTGGGGCTGGTGGTGGGCTTTGTCCTGCTCATCATCCTGATTGTGCTGCTGGCCGTCTTTCTCCCACAGACAAGCAAGGACAACAGTGTCCCACAGGCCCAGGACACAGGCATTATCTCAAGGCCTGGGGACTGA
- the VAMP5 gene encoding vesicle-associated membrane protein 5 isoform X1 — protein MAGNELERCQRQAEEVTEIMLNNFDKVLERDGKLAELEQRSDQLLDMSSAFSKTTKTLAQKKRWENIRCRICLGLVVGFVLLIILIVLLAVFLPQTSKDNSVPQAQDTGIISRPGD, from the exons ATG GCAGGGAATGAGTTGGAACGGTGCCAGCGGCAGGCGGAGGAGGTGACGGAAATCATGCTCAACAACTTCGACAAGGTCCTGGAACGCGATGGGAAACTGGCGGAGCTGGAGCAGCGTTCAGACCAACTCCTGGACATG AGCTCAGCCTTCAGCAAGACAACCAAGACCCTGGCCCAGAAGAAGCGCTGGGAGAACATCCGTTGCCGGATCTGCTTGGGGCTGGTGGTGGGCTTTGTCCTGCTCATCATCCTGATTGTGCTGCTGGCCGTCTTTCTCCCACAGACAAGCAAGGACAACAGTGTCCCACAGGCCCAGGACACAGGCATTATCTCAAGGCCTGGGGACTGA
- the VAMP8 gene encoding vesicle-associated membrane protein 8, with protein sequence MEEGSGGEGNDRVRDLRSEVEGVKNIMTQNVERILARGENLDHLRNKTEDLEATSEHFKTTSQKVARKFWWKNVKMIVLICVIVFIIVLLIVLFATGVIH encoded by the exons ATG GAGGAGGGCAGTGGAGGTGAAGGAAATGATCGTGTGCGGGACCTGCGGAGTGAGGTGGAGGGAGTCAAGAATATTATGACCCAGAATGTGGAGCGGATCCTGGCCCGAGGAGAAAACTTGGACCATCTCCGCAACAAGACAGAGGATCTGGAAGCCACA TCCGAACACTTCAAGACCACGTCGCAGAAGGTGGCTCGGAAGTTCTGGTGGAAGAACGTGAAGATGATTGTCCTCATCTGCGTGATTGTTTTTATCATCGTCCTCCTCATTGTGCTCTTTGCCACTGGTGTCATCCATTAA